A genomic window from Purpureocillium takamizusanense chromosome 2, complete sequence includes:
- a CDS encoding uncharacterized protein (EggNog:ENOG503P5DN), giving the protein MEPPGLADVAIIINDAHQLRNGVVSQPLAVGGLYYARQIMPIDLSDMPAQPQVGKRRSDWASSATGCSTSFDNFDDRTVYSMSTAPPRRGPVGQYQYQQRPDIPVPAYAWPQSWPELDAAAPEPGGDMILMGLPCEFHNFSDCFIEYAFDQVEQWIQHIADDHLGHRFPRESRCWFCDAKFVAATNHRTEKSYVFRERMLHIAEHLEKGVTAASIRPDFPLLDHLWEYRIIDRATFQWAKGQSEPIPMPRDMTFSPPEAAPPRGETYLEERRARHHHKRSTHHKTRGTK; this is encoded by the coding sequence ATGGAGCCGCCTGggctggccgacgtcgccatcatcatcaacgacgCCCATCAGCTTCGAAACGGGGTGGTGTCCCAGCCCCTAGCTGTCGGTGGTCTCTATTATGCCAGGCAGATAATGCCCATAGATCTGTCGGACATGCCAGCGCAACCGCAAGTTGGCAAACGCAGGTCGGATTGGGCAAGCAGTGCCACGGGGTGCTCGACTTCCTTTGACAACTTCGATGATCGAACGGTATATTCCATGTCGaccgcgcctcctcggcgagggcccgTGGGGCAATACCAATATCAGCAGCGTCCAGACATCCCTGTGCCTGCCTATGCGTGGCCCCAATCGTGGCCGGAGctggatgcggcggcgccggagcctGGCGGTGACATGATCCTCATGGGCCTCCCCTGCGAATTCCATAATTTCTCGGACTGTTTCATTGAGTACGCCTTTGACCAAGTTGAGCAGTGGATACAACACATCGCGGACGACCACCTGGGCCATCGATTTCCGAGAGAAAGTCGATGTTGGTTCTGCGACGCGAAATTCGTCGCCGCAACAAACCACCGTACTGAAAAGTCGTATGTCTTCCGTGAGCGCATGCTTCATATTGCGGAGCACCTTGAAAAGGGCGTGACGGCCGCGAGTATCCGGCCAGACTTTCCATTGCTAGACCACCTTTGGGAATACCGCATAATCGACAGGGCGACATTTCAGTGGGCCAAGGGACAAAGCGAGCCGATCCCGATGCCCCGGGACATGACATTCAGCCCCCCcgaggccgcgccgcctcgaggtgAGACTTATCTGGAGGAACGGCGGGCCCGGCATCACCACAAAAGGTCAACGCACCACAAGACACGCGGTACGAAGTGA
- a CDS encoding uncharacterized protein (SECRETED:SignalP(1-25~SECRETED:cutsite=AGA-AA~SECRETED:prob=0.2969)~EggNog:ENOG503PCNI~TransMembrane:1 (n8-19c27/28o301-323i)~COG:S~CAZy:CE3): MRALPSPAALTAVVACCLVGFPAGAAAAAVGPSKQVVIAGHVNKIERNATPSVLNPSSSKDIDAGARPAIKAGTELRILCAGDSITLGTLSDTDGGDGNGYRRQLQADLSKDDVVFAGSTTTPGGTMHDGYFAAWPGKTIQYISDEIGPSLKQRPNMVLLHAGTNDMNENPSTSTEGNDPEAAARRLGALVDKIVVACPDAVVLVAIIIDTCRPEQSPRTRQFQSLIPDVVTRPRLEAGHKVLAANMTSLPVSELRDCIHPTNRGYRLLGDFWYDVMAQVPRDWIQAPVGPDPERSSDGRVVAPAAGAGALAVAAAAVAVLVATCV; encoded by the exons ATGAGAGCGCTGCCCTCTCCCGCCGCGCtcacggccgtcgtcgcctgctgCCTGGTCGGTTTCCcagctggcgctgccgctgccgccgtcggccctAGCAAGCaagtcgtcatcgccggccaTGTCAACAAAATCGAGAGGAACGCGACGCCCAGCGTCCTCAACCCGTCATCGTCCAAGgacatcgacgccggcgcccgtccGGCCATCAAGGCGGGCACCGAGCTGCGCATCCTCTGCGCCGGCGACTCCATCACCCTCGGCACCCTGAGcgacacggacggcggcgacggcaacggctaccgccgccagctgcaggCGGACCTGTCGA aggacgacgtcgtcttTGCTGGTAGCACGACAACACCCGGCGGCACCATGCACGATGGCTATTTT gcggcgtggCCCGGCAAGACCATCCAGTACATATCGGACGAGATCGGCCCATCGCTGAAGCAGCGGCCCAACATGGTCCTCCTGCACGCCGGGACAAACGACATGAACGAGAacccctcgacgtcgaccgaGGGCAACGAccccgaggcggccgcccggcgcctGGGCGCGCTGGTCGACAAGATCGTCGTCGCATGCCCCGACGCCGTGGTGCtcgtggccatcatcatcgacacgTGTCGCCCAGAGCAGTCGCCGCGCACACGGCAGTTCCAGTCCCTGATCCCGGACGTCGTGACACGGCCGCGGCTCGAGGCCGGGCACAaggtgctcgccgccaacatgaCCTCGCTGCCCGTCTCGGAGCTGCGAGATTGCATCCACCCGACCAACAGGGGCTACCGCCTGCTTGGCGACTTTTGGTACGACGTGATGGCTCAGGTCCCGCGCGACTGGATCCAGGCGCCCGTGGGACCGGACCCGGAGCGCTCATCCGACGGCAGGGTTGTcgctcccgccgcgggcgcaggcgcgcTCGCAGTTGCGGCagctgccgtggccgtgtTGGTGGCGACGTGCGTCTGA
- a CDS encoding uncharacterized protein (EggNog:ENOG503P38X~COG:K), translated as MPPKAATSPTHFLCIPLASPQLARAWASFRADVTSPHSFALPEDAVRPLGTLHLTLGVMSLGQQDGGGVDRAAEVLAGLRPRELLAELRRASNENTTKAKTAAAAAAAAGGTTGEGISITLRGLRAMHAPSKTSVLYAPPTDEEGLLQRFCEGLRAPFREAGLMKEEEGRPMLLHATLINTIYVKGGSRGRGRERMMLDARDVLARYGGDDYVWAEGLAVTRIAVCRMGAKPVEGSEGDQAYEVEAEVEV; from the coding sequence ATGCCGCCCAAAGCcgcaacgtcgccgacgcaCTTTCTGTGCATCCCACTGGCCTcgccgcagctcgcccgcgcctggGCGTCGTTCCGCGCCGACGTAACGAGCCCGCACAGCTTCGCGCTGCCCGAGGACGCCGTGCGGCCGCTGGGGACGCTGCACCTGACGCTCGGCGTCATGAGCCTGGGgcagcaggacggcggcggcgtggacagggcggccgaggtgctggCGGGTCTGCGGCCGCGGGAGCTCCTGGCCGAGCTCAGGAGGGCGTCTAACGAAAATACTACaaaggcgaagacggcggcggcggcggcggcggcggcgggtggcacGACAGGCGAGGGCATCTCCATCACGCTCCGTGGGCTGCGCGCCATGCACGCCCCGAGCAAGACGTCGGTGCTgtacgcgccgccgacggacgaggagggcctgctgcagcggtTCTGCGAGGGCTTGCGGGCGCCGTTCCGCGAGGCGGGGCtgatgaaggaggaggaggggcggccgatgctgctgcacgcGACGCTGATCAACACCATCTACGTCAAGGGCGGGagcagggggaggggcagagAGCGCATGAtgctcgacgcgcgcgacgtgctcgcccggtacggcggcgacgactacGTTTGGGCCGAGGGCCTGGCCGTGACGCGCATCGCGGTGTGCAGGATGGGGGCGAAGCCGGTGGAAGGGAGCGAGGGTGACCAGGCCTACGAGGTGGaagccgaggtcgaggtaTAG
- a CDS encoding uncharacterized protein (COG:S~EggNog:ENOG503P370) codes for MDVAYNQHADRARRKNRSSTNINHLTLAPLTVKLPLGSDADDFPDALLLQHHQQHWQWHHQQPQPPRGGTTTTTSYLEGKSAPTTPRLLSRSATPSRSRSHARMPSAPSELMAKSRSSTFLVGAGSITSAAAARRPATSGATTPRGSGRRRGGGEDGLGPRDRNDSDWVLRAGALMTSEAREYKGQTWLVSRQSSTSLTAMRDDDEEAFEQELERERSVAASASRRGSSAFGTDDGYATPGGNGSRVPSRFNSRSHSLGEHHRGASHAGTPLDQQHHRTEGLSSSSYFPSQSPHPDSAAAGGISGPDFVNLDEKLEELERDTSVEDEDAVRRLVRRGHTGKGGSWIANVIGWSLFSVDENDEEEDEEDDDDDGSIVDEDEERPRTGRAGWSDRHFEGVSNVPLERIPPPASDEGGWKDAAWLLSVASKVVF; via the coding sequence ATGGACGTCGCCTACAATCAGCACGCGGACCGCGCCCGTCGCAAGAACCGCTCCTCCACAAACATCAACCACCTCACGCTCGCGCCCCTCACAGTCAAGCTCCCGctcggcagcgacgccgacgacttccccgacgcgctcctgctgcagcaccaccagcagcactGGCAATggcatcaccagcagccgcagcccccgcgcggcggcaccaccaccactacgtCCTACCTCGAGGGCAAGTCggctccgacgacgccccgCCTCCTTTCCCGctccgccacgccctcgcgctcgcgctcccacgcacgcatgccCTCCGCCCCGAGCGAGCTCATGGCCAAGAGCAGGTCGTCGAccttcctcgtcggcgccggcagcatcacgagcgccgcggcagcgcgccgacCCGCGACGTCGGGCGCCACCACGCCGCGCGGTAGCGGCCGCCGgaggggtggtggcgaggacggcctcggcccgcGCGACCGCAACGACAGCGACTGGGtgctgcgcgcgggcgccctcATGACCTCGGAGGCGCGCGAGTACAAGGGCCAGACGTGGCTCGTCTCCCGCCAGAGCTCCACCAGCCTGACGGCcatgcgcgacgacgacgaggaggccttTGAacaggagctcgagcgcgagcgctCCGTTGCCGCTTCCGCCAGCCGCAGGGGTAGCTCCGCCttcggcaccgacgacggctacgcgacgcccggcggcaacggcagccgCGTGCCCAGCCGCTTCAATAGTCGCTCTCACAGCCTGGGCGAGCACCACCGGGGCGCCAGCCACGCAGGCACGCCCCTtgaccagcagcaccatcgcACCGAGGGCTTATCCTCCTCGTCCTACTTCCCCAGCCAGTCGCCGCACCcggactcggcggcggcggggggcaTCTCCGGACCGGACTTTGTCAATCtcgacgagaagctcgaggagctggagcgtgACACCtcggtcgaggacgaggacgcggtgCGCAGGCTCGTCCGTCGCGGGCACACGGGCAAGGGCGGCTCATGGATCGCAAACGTCATCGGCTGGTCGCTCTTCTCAGTGGATGagaacgacgaggaagaggacgaggaggacgacgacgacgacgggtccatcgtggacgaggacgaggagcgacCACGGACCGGACGCGCAGGCTGGTCGGACCGCCACTTCGAGGGCGTATCCAACGTGCCTCTGGAAAGGAtaccgccgcccgccagcgacgagggcgggtgGAAGGAcgccgcctggctgctgAGCGTGGCGAGCAAGGTAGTATTTTAG
- the ELP1 gene encoding Putative elongator complex protein 1 (BUSCO:EOG09260JO5~COG:K~EggNog:ENOG503NVRK) yields MRNLRNVRLGRWSHADITSACWDPEKDEVLCTVGPSTHSSAIELVRVSEKNLTTSHKSVATWDAPSPHPDLPVDTIVSSQYLSGSGTTCLVFQGGDIVTVQEDHSSDEGAHIEIMGSIDAGIAAARWSPDEELLAIVTKDHNLIFMGSTFDPVVEVAMTTEDLKASKHVSVGWGKKETQFQGRGAKALRDPTIPEKVDEGLPSSYEDSSTTISWRGDGAFVAVNSLQEDSRRVIRVYSREGELDSASEPVDGLEGTLSWRPAGNLMAGIQRRSDSIDVVFFERNGLRHGQFTLRSPQGSVVDHSKIRLQWNSDSTVLAVALDGLVQFWTMGNYHWYLKQEIPLASGCPQLSWHPEKALRFAVATSTQALLTEYILHTTRGSCLPPYDNGVVSVIDGETVKLTPFRTANVPPPMSLFDVACQSAVVDVAFGHQNTSFAVLHRLGVDVYDMPMKNGRSTKPQLRTQAPLPSASAIPLRISCVSGNVFRTSFSDGNSVVQARIDGSSGRFGGIAEDKQRLVSISTFEDDESIEGYGQDLSGNLYNLSSPDSDLLPVRFPTHLPWFEMSKPEGIATAFGLSRSGHIYANSRLLAKSCTSFIITPSHLIFTTSNHLVKYVHLTSDVEALQVPADDPERDERCRSVERGSRLVTAIPTNMSIVLQMPRGNVETIFPRAMVVAGIRSLIDEKNYARAFSYCRTQRVDMNILYDHHPTQFLASVGLFLDQLKDVTYTDLFLSSLREEDVTQTMYQDTKRARAGPLGGTAETDPSTGVAKLPASKVNTICDALLKSLLSRKTTNLQNIITAHVCKAPPALDDGLTLVADLMREDGKVAEKAVEHICFLVDVNRVYEHALGLYNLELALLVAQQSQRDPREYLPFIQNLHALPELRRKFEIDDHLARRTKALLHLQALDGFDELCDYTTRHALYQDALKLYRYDQPRLNALTELYAAHLEATSAFREAGLAYESLQNYTKATNCYRASGATCWQECLYTAQQQRPPLSAGAMADLATSLADALWEAKDYSAAATIHADYLSSLETAVKCLCKGYHFAEAIRLVVLRSRADLLETSVDAGLAEALGSTTEFLADCKGQLLAQVPRIAELRRKAAEDPLAFYEGERAGGADIPDDVSVAASSRISTSASLFTRYTGKGGAGSVGTVGTGVSRATSKNRRREEKKRARGRKGTVYEEEYLVNSVRRLVERVAATGAEVERLVFALVRRGMAERARAAEALMADVVEACDRAVAEVFAGPATAESGGGSGSDGQDAGRGAAAEEAPAWKATGGDAVLQDWMAGRSKRLEPPVLPAMKKLALLG; encoded by the exons ATGCGCAACCTTCGCAAtgtccgcctcggccgctgGAGCCATGCCGACATCACCTCGGCCTGCTGGGACCCTGAGAAGGATGAGGTGCTCTGCACTGTCGGGCCCTCGACGCACAGCTCAGCCATTGAGCTGGTGAGGGTGTCGGAGAAGAATCTCAC CACCTCGCACAAGAGTGTCGCCACCTGGGATGCCCCCAGTCCTCATCCTGACCTGCCCGTCGACACCATCGTGAGCAGTCAGTATCTGAGTGGCTCTGGGACGACATGTCTTGTTTTCCAAGGTGGAGACATTGTCACGGTTCAAGAGGACCATTCCTCCGACGAGGGCGCTCATATCGAGATCATGGGCtccatcgacgccggcatcgccgccgcacgctgGTCGCCCGATGAGGAGCTCctggccatcgtcaccaaGGACCACAACCTCATCTTCATGGGCAGCACATTcgaccccgtcgtcgaggtggccatGACCACCGAGGATCTCAAAGCGTCCAAGCACGTATCCGTCGGATGGGGAAAGAAGGAGACGCAGTTCCAGGGCAGAGGCGCAAAGGCACTTCGCGACCCCACCATTCCCGAAAAGGTTGACGAGGGTCTCCCGAGCAGCTATGAGGATAGCTCGACGACAATCAGCTGGCGTGGTGACGGCGCCTTCGTTGCCGTAAACTCGCTTCAAGAGGACAGTCGGCGCGTCATCCGCGTCTATtcccgcgagggcgagctggacagcgcgagcgagcctgtcgatggcctcgaggggACTCTGAGCTGGCGACCCGCAGGCAACCTCATGGCGGGTATCCAGCGACGCTCCGATAGTatcgacgtcgtcttctttGAGAGAAACGGCTTGCGCCATGGACAGTTCACGCTCCGCTCGCCTCAGGGCTCTGTCGTTGATCACTCCAAGATCCGCCTTCAATGGAACTCGGACTCGACGGTACTTGCTGTCGCCCTGGACGGCTTGGTTCAGTTCTGGACCATGGGCAACTACCACTGGTACCTCAAACAAGAAATTCCTTTGGCTTCGGGTTGCCCACAGCTTTCATGGCACCCTGAGAAGGCACTACgcttcgccgtcgccacctccACCCAAGCCCTCCTGACCGAGTATATCCTCCACACTACGCGCGGGTCATGTCTACCCCCTTACGACAACGGCGTCGTTTCCGTCATCGATGGCGAGACCGTCAAACTGACACCCTTTCGGACGGCAaacgtgccgccgcccatgtccCTGTTCGACGTTGCATGCCAGTCTGCCGTGGTCGATGTTGCTTTTGGCCACCAGAACACCTCCTTTGCGGTTCTGCATCGACTTGGCGTGGATGTCTACGATATGCCCATGAAGAACGGGCGATCTACCAAACCCCAATTGAGAACACAGGCGCCTCTGCCAAGCGCCAGCGCCATACCGCTGAGGATATCGTGCGTCTCGGGGAATGTCTTCCGGACCTCATTCTCCGACGGCAACAGCGTTGTTCAAGCCCGAATCGATGGCTCCAGTGGCAGATTTGGTGGCATTGCGGAAGACAAGCAACGGTTGGTGTCTATATCCACattcgaggacgacgagtccATCGAGGGGTACGGCCAGGACCTCTCCGGAAACCTCTACAACCTATCTAGTCCCGACTCCGATCTCCTGCCCGTTCGATTCCCGACCCATCTGCCATGGTTTGAGATGAGCAAGCCCGAGggcatcgccaccgcctttGGTCTCTCACGGAGCGGCCACATCTATGCCAATTCGCGGCTTCTTGCGAAGAGCTGCACCTCCTTTATCATCACACCGAGCCATCTCATCTTCACAACCAGCAACCATCTTGTCAAATACGTCCATTTGACATCTGACGTCGAAG CTCTTCAAGTCCCGGCAGACGATCCTGAAAGGGACGAGAGGTGTCGCAGCGTCGAGCGAGGGTCCCGCCTCGTAACGGCCATCCCCACCAATATGAGCATCGTCCTTCAGATGCCGAGAGGCAACGTCGAGACCATCTTCCCACGGGCCATGGTTGTCGCTGGCATACGCAGCCTCATCGACGAAAAGAACTACGCCAGGGCCTTCTCCTACTGCCGCACCCAGCGTGTCGACATGAATATCTTGTACGACCATCACCCGACACAGTTTTTGGCTAGCGTTGGCCTCTTCCTGgaccagctcaaggacgtgACGTACACTGATCTCTTCCTCTCGTCTCTCAG ggaggaggacgtCACGCAGACCATGTACCAAGATACCAAGCGGGCGCGAGCTGGACCGCTTGGTGGCACAGCAGAGACAGACCCTTCTACAGGCGTCGCGAAGCTGCCTGCCTCGAAAGTAAATACCATTTGCGACGCTCTGCTCAAGAGCCTCCTTTCTCGCAAAACTACCAACCTCCAaaacatcatcaccgcccaCGTTTGCAAAGCCCCACCGGCACTGGACGACGGCCTCACCCTCGTGGCCGACTTGATGCGGGAAGACGGGAAGGTGGCCGAAAAGGCTGTCGAGCACATCTGCTTCCTCGTCGATGTCAATCGCGTGTACGAACACGCCCTTGGCCTGTACAACCTAGAACTCGCACTTCTAGTTGCCCAGCAGTCGCAGCGCGACCCCCGAGAATACCTCCCCTTCATTCAGAACCTCCATGCGCTCCCTGAGCTCCGCCGCAAATTCGAGATTGACGACCACCTCGCGCGGCGGACCAAGGCACTCCTGCATCTGCAGGCTTTGGATGGCTTCGACGAGCTATGCGACTACACCACGCGGCACGCTCTATACCAGGATGCCCTGAAGCTCTACCGGTACGACCAGCCGCGCCTGAACGCACTTACCGAGCTGTACGCCGCACACCTCGAGGCCACGTCGGCCTTtcgcgaggccggcctggcgTACGAGTCCCTGCAGAACTACACCAAGGCGACCAATTGCTACCGTGCCTCGGGCGCCACCTGCTGGCAGGAGTGCCTCTacacagcgcagcagcagcggccaccCCTGTcggccggcgccatggcggaccTGGCGACGAGCCTGGCCGATGCGCTGTGGGAGGCCAAGGACtacagcgcggcggccacgatcCACGCCGACTACCTGTCCTCGCTCGAGACGGCAGTCAAGTGCCTCTGCAAGGGCTACCACTTCGCCGAGGCGATCCGGCTCGTGGTGCTCAGGTCCCGCGCCGACCTGCTCGAGACGAGCGTCGATGCggggctcgccgaggcgctcggcaGCACGACCGAGTTTCTCGCTGACTGCAAGGGCCAGCTCCTGGCGCAGGTgccgcgcatcgccgagctgcgccgcaaGGCGGCCGAAGACCCGCTGGCGTTCtacgagggcgagcgcgccggcggcgcagacaTACCCGACGAcgtgtcggtggcggcgagctcgcgcatcagcaccagcgccagcctgTTCACGCGCTACacgggcaagggcggcgccggtagCGTGGGCACGGTCGGCACGGGAGTCAGCCGCGCCACGAGCAagaaccgccgccgcgaggagaagaagcgcgcccGGGGCCGCAAGGGCACCGTCTACGAGGAGGAGTACCTCGTCAACAGcgtgcgccgcctcgtcgagcgcgtcgccgccaccggcgcagaggtcgagcgcctcgtcttcgccctcgtGCGTAGGGGCATGGCggagcgcgcccgcgccgcagaGGCCCTCATGGCCGACGTGGTGGAGGCCTGcgaccgcgccgtcgccgaggtgtTTGCaggcccggcgacggcggagagcggtggcggcagcggcagcgacggccaggacgcgggccggggggccgccgccgaggaggcgcccGCGTGGAaagcgacgggcggcgacgccgtgctgcagGACTGGATGGCCGGCCGGAGCAAGAGGCTGGAGCCGCCCGTGCTGCCGGCCATGAAGAAGCTGGCCCTGCTCGGATGA
- the YPD1_1 gene encoding Phosphorelay intermediate protein (COG:T~EggNog:ENOG503P5HM~BUSCO:EOG09265DDU) has protein sequence MAPTEDKVAPEESEHNFGDGVDRNTFDQILEMDEEGDHDFSSSIVFGFFEQAQETFKSMDEALEEEELEKLSQLGHFLKGSSATLGLVKVRDGCEKIQRYGKNENEDGTAEPDSKVCLKRITQALEVVKADYKVVEKALREFYEGKKDKSDEA, from the exons ATGGCGCCAACTGAGGACAAG GTTGCGCCCGAGGAGAGCGAGCACAATTTTGGTGACGGCGTGGACAGAAACACCTTTGACCAGATTctcgagatggacgaggaaGGGGATCACGACTTTAGCTCCTCGATCGTTTTTGGATTCTTTGAACAGGCTCAAGAGACGTTCAAGTCtatggacgaggcgct ggaggaagaggaacTCGAGAAGCTGTCTCAACTAGGTCACTTCCTCAAagggtcgtcggcgacgctgggCTTGGTCAAGGTGCGCGACGGATGCGAAAAGATTCAACGGTACGGCAAGAACGAGAACGAGGACGGAACCGCGGAGCCCGACTCAAAAGTATGTCTGAAGCGCATCACTCAGGCGCTGGAGGTGGTCAAGGCGGACTACAAGGTTGTCGAGAAGGCTCTTAGGGAGTTTTACGAGGGCAAAAAGGACAAGAGCGACGAGGCCTAG
- a CDS encoding uncharacterized protein (EggNog:ENOG503P1QU), whose protein sequence is MHTPEKRRGGSHVLRTGPSHASVRHSTGGSSTNSTSSGSGNLPALPPRAAMVNNNVATADDAQEVPNNGGGLPGANSGSGGGAALVDRRDKDRDTKDKDGGRPNSSTGHYGGRGADKHAREAASLLREQLRERDERIAALEAEMALMESEFHRELDKLSQNESETATFWQAKHSALNQQFLRTDTELRLLRAEVDVREAERAELRQGWEVLRRELRERDDEVRGLRGQVRGLKEFVSTSTRTGSQTSDEVFGDGMARLGNGLQNWVIMHFRKAKLDLTRVDEATLAELSELVPMYEDLVLASKVHLLQSLVSRILVDMVFDAYFVGLSTEQTRHFRQMEDLLCSFSASDEAVNHWRSSTLALLRREAPQMLHDETSRFVEAVIARVNRLLDAIAPGSPATETSNPSSSSSSSATNVTNSSPPTSGAAGHSSSSSNNSSSKPPSSSSARDSALRVLVNNSVELARLLVVQKAVLRVHMPVVLPHQRVLFEPETMEDVGGEDEDALARREIWCVVFPGVIKHGDENGGQMQFRNVIAKARVLCSPEE, encoded by the exons ATGCACACTCCCGAGAAACGACGCGGCGGGAGCCATGTCCTGCGCACCGGCCCGTCGCACGCTTCTGTGAGACacagcaccggcggcagcagcaccaacagcacgagcagcggcagcggcaacctGCCGGCCCTGCCGCCACGAGCGGCAATGGTCAACAACAACGttgccacggccgacgatgcgcagGAAGTGCCCAATAACGGAGGCGGGCTCCCCGGAGCCAACAGCGGCTCCGGAGGTGGTGCAGCTCTGGTCGACCGCCGCGACAAGGACAGGGACACCAAGGAcaaagacggcggccgccccaaCTCGAGCACCGGGCACTACGGCGGTCGGGGGGCCGACAAGcacgcgcgcgaggcggcgagcctcctccgcgagcagctgcgggagcgcgacgagcgcatcgcggcgctcgaggcggagaTGGCGCTCATGGAGAGCGAGTTCCACCGCGAGCTGGACAAGCTGTCGCAAAACGAgagcgagacggcgacgTTCTGGCAGGCCAAGCACAGCGCGCTGAACCAGCAGTTCCTACGGACCGACAcggagctgcggctgctgcgcgccgaggtggacgtgcgcgaggcggagcgcgcgGAGCTGCGACAGGGCTGGGAGGTGCTACGCCGCGAGCTGCgggagcgcgacgacgaagtgcgcggcctgcgcggccagGTGCGCGGCCTCAAGGAGTTTGTGAGCACGAGCACCCGCACCGGGTCGCAGACGAGCGATGAGGTCtttggcgacggcatggcgcGCCTCGGCAACGGGCTGCAGAACTGGGTCATAATGCACTTtcgcaaggccaagctgg ACTTGACCAgggtggacgaggcgacgctggccgagctgAGCGAGCTGGTGCCCATGTACGAGGACCTGGTGCTCGCCTCCAAGGTTCACCTCCTGCAGTCCCTCGTGTCGAGgatcctcgtcgacatggtcTTCGATGCCTACTTTGTGGGGCTATCGACGGAGCAGACGCGGCACTTTCGCCAGATGGAGGACTTGCTCTGCTCGTTTT CCGCctccgacgaggccgtcaaccACTGGCGCTCGTCCAcgctcgccctgctccgcCGCGAGGCGCCCCAGATGCTGCACGATGAGACGAgccgcttcgtcgaggccgtcatcgccCGCGTGAACCGCCTGCTGGACGCCATCGCCCCCGGTAGTCCTGCGACGGAAACGTCCAacccgtcttcttcttcctcctcctccgctaCCAATGTCACCAACAGCTCACCACCCACatccggcgccgccggccacagcagtagtagtagtaataacagcagcagcaagccgccatcgtcgtcctcggcccgCGACTCGGCCCTCCGCGTGCTCGTCAACAACTcggtcgagctcgcgcggcTGCTCGTGGTGCAAAAGGCGGTGCTGCGCGTACACATGCCCGTGGTGCTGCCGCACCAGCGCGTCCTGTTCGAGCCCGAGACCATGgaggacgtgggcggcgaggacgaggacgcgctcgcccgcaGGGAGATTTGGTGCGTCGTCTTCCCCGGCGTCATCaagcacggcgacgagaacGGCGGGCAGATGCAGTTCCGCAACGTCATTGCCAAGGCGAGGGTGCTGTGCAGCCCTGAGGAATGA